The genomic stretch GTTGCAACATTAAAATTGAAACAAAGTCACATGAGACGACTAAAATGAAATTGCAACTTACATACACCCAACGTTACCCaaacaattaaatatcatgTGGAAGCAAAATGGCCCTACCTAGGGTTTTATCTTTTACCAAACAACGACCCAACAGAAAATTTTAATGCACATAAAGGAACAATCCACAAAAAATGAGCCAAATACCATGTGCTCTCACAATCAACTAAACAAatccacaaacaaacaaacatttacCGAAATCCCAATTTCACAAAATATAATCAGTTTACCCAAACAAGACAGGAAAAGGAACATTGccttttgggggaaaaaaaaaaaaaacacatgcacCCAACATTacccaaataattaaatatcatgtGTAAGCAAAATGGCCCTACCTAGAGTTTTGTCTTTTATCAAACTACGACCCAACAGCAAATTTTAATGCACATAAAGGAACAATCCACGAAAAATGAGCCAAATACCATGTGCTCTCACAATCCACTAAACAAatccacaaacaaacaaacatttacCCAAATCCCAATTTCAGAAAAACAATTGGCTTACCCAAACAAGAAAGGATATGGAACATTGCTTtcgggggaaaaaaaaaaaacttgaagaaGACGTTGATTACCTCGTTTGGGTATTCCGAAGATGACCAAAACAGAATCAGCTGCGTAGAAGATTTTGGACCACTTCGTTTGATGACGGCACTACAGCCACGTAAAGTGATTTGTGTGGGGTTGGGGGGAAAGCGACAAGGTAGGGTTTTGTTCTtatgttttttgtctttttttttaacacgtGCAGGATATGAGTGGGGTTGGGGGGAAAGCGACGAGGTAGGgctttttttcttatgtttttttgttttttttttttttctttaacacgTGGAGGATATATGTGGGTTTTTCATACTGCGTAGGGTTGGGGACATTACAGGAATAATTTTCAGCGGGGTTGCACGTACAGAACATGTGTTGCAGATTTCGTCCAACATAACAGACAATTTTAACAGAAtgacaaaattgcaaaaaaattaaagtttggggggataaattgaaaaaattaaaacattggaggTAAAATCAATAGAGGTGTACAACTtcagaggggtaaagtgtattttccccaataaattttgttcttttgaaatatgacacctttttttttttttttcaatgttctttttttctttttttgtggtgAGACTCCACCTGAGCTTTCCGTTCAAAATTCTGCCTCGACAAACTTAGAATATTCTAGAAACAAATTTCTTGTGTTTTAATCTTCTCACATTTAAGTGAATAAATAGTGAGtgattgctttctttttttttctttttttttttcttttttttttctaattaaaaaggatgggaaggggcgaccagtgtagtttcTCTCCTTAGGCGTGACCATCGGGGTTCCTATCCGttgtggaatgtccggtttgaacCATAGCTACTGCTTGGGAAGACGAGCTCGTGAGTGATTGCTTTTAGTCGTAACGATTAGCTTTTGCTCGGAGACccaatatttgaagaaaaaaaaaaaaaaattgatatcttATTAATTCCTAAATCTGGGTCAACTTATGAAAGTTGGCAGATCAAAAGGCacatttatatatgttatttagtTTAGTAGTATTTCTGGGGTATTTTCTTGTCCGTTTTGGCATCCATCACAACCAACTAGCTAGCTATAGATATAGAGATCGACCAAAGagattaaatattaaaattgaaaaattaaacacCGTCACTTTATCTtgctaattaaaataatattggagcaatTTGGGTTGCTATAACATGTTACTGTGTAGTGGAACCATCAATAtgatcaaattttaattattcgTTCATCTGTTAACTAAATGAGCATAAATTGTACGTATTTACAAAACATTGAAACTCTTAGATAGGTATATCTAAGTTTCActtccttttgtttgttttttgtgctCATGATTCTCAATATTGTCATCAATTATGTTCTCTTAACACATGTAAATATGACTagataattataattagatcgcctaatatttatttatgtcCATGTTCGAATGTGCATTATTCTTCGACTAATTAAGTaccctattatttatttatgacaTCTAAAAACTTATCCCTCACGTCGGACTGTCGGAGAGACCCAGTAATACAATCACAAATGGCATCTCAATGAAaatctcaggaaaaaaaaaaaaaaacagaaaacctCAATGACACATGACTATAAATAGCACCCTAGTAGGCAAGTACGTTCTCACATCTCCACAACACAAAAcctccttcctcttcttcttcttcttcttcttcctagtCTTCATAGCTAGATATCATCATGGGTGTTTTCACATATGAGAATGAGGTCACCTCCCCCCTCCCTCCATCGAAGTTGTTCAAGGCCTTCGTCCTTGATGCCGACAACCTTGTCCCCAAGATTTACAAGCACGGCATAAATGACCTGAACGTGGAAATCCTTGAAGGCCATGGAGGGCCTGGAACCATCAAAAAGTTTACGTTTCATGAAGgctagtatatatatactataaacTAATTATTCTAATTCCTAAAGCCAAAGTTTCTTTAattagcattatatatatagaagtgattatatatatatattaacgacTAACGAGCTAGTGTTGTGTATTTTTTTGCAGGCGGCCACTTGAAATTTTTGAAGCACAAGGTTGATGTGCTAGACAAGGAACACTTCACATACAATTACAGCGTGGTTGAAGGTGGTCCTTTGTCGGAGACACTCGAGAAAGTCTCATACGAGACCAAGTTGGTGGCTTCCCCAGATGGAGGAACCATCTTCAAGAGCACCGGCAAGTATTATACAAAAGATCACGCtgagataaatgaaaagaaaatcaaggCTGAAGATGAAAAGGCCACGGGGGTGTTCAAGGCAGTTGAAGGCTACCTCTTGGCAAATCCTGAAGCCTACAACTAAAGCTGCTTGATTGTTGCATGTATATCTGATTTGTCTGGTCAAAACTGTCTTAAGGCCTTCTAATAAGTGTTTgctgtttttttaattatatattctcAGTTTGCTTCTGGTGTTCCTCGTCGATTGAAATAATGTATCTCTTTGTATTAATAAAAATCGTTTGGTAATCAATTGATGGGTATGGTGCTTTCCTATATTTTGCCTAAATTATTAAATGTCTTCataaatttttgtgaaaagtACATCCATTAGTACTACACTTCATTCCTAACCTTTTGGTCGTGTTTGGAGTGATAGTTCAAATGTGACTATGACTTTTTCCTAAATTGTTTGTGTTCTAgttaatcaaattgaaaatataaacaatatattaaattttaacaaaaaaaaaccctataatGACCAGAAATTATGGGAGAACCTATATTTGTGAATGTGATGATTCTTAGTAAATGCTCTACTTGTAGTGATTAATAttaatagaataaaagaaaattcctATGTTTTCACTCCTTTGCATCACTACTAATTAAAAAACCGGGTGTTGCGAGAAATTACAACCTAACGTCTTCTTAATTAAGAACAAACGACGTTAAATTCTACGGGGGCACATTTAACAAGTAGAGCATTTATCACAAAGTAATGAAGAGTTCCTACTTGTTATAACTTcatctttgtgttttttctttcatagtTTCTTTTTAGATTATTATAAGATTTTAACGGAGACGAGTATCGATCctgagcctttttttttttttttgtgagttttcttATCTGTCTACAAATATCCTATCCCCAATTCCACCGAACAACCTTTCTCCTCTGTATCATCGGCTCCTTTCATCCTTCAGTAATCGGGACTTTTGCAGGCTTTTTATTGATTCAAGCGCTACCTGATGTTTCAAGTTCCAATGGTATTAATATTGttgcaatatatatacacacacaagtGCGATATATAGCATTGTGACTAAAAATATATAGTCCCGTAGTAGCAGAATAAAATTGTGTTGCTTCATTTATATGCCTAGCTAATTTGTACTATACTCGGTTCAACGCATAGGATGAAGCCAAAGAACTTAGTTTGTTTAGTATTTTGGTGCGTCTACTTATAACTCAACCTGTTACGTGAAGTTGAACCCTCTAGTTATGTTTTAGATGAAGCATATTTTATGCAGTTTGCTACATTGGACACTGATGTTTGTGTAGTCATATAGGATCGATGCATATTTTGTGGAGTTTGAGTAGCTACACATATATGGCTGAAAAACTACTAGATGCCTTGTGACTCTCATATATTGTTTGTAAGAGGGAATGTTGATATTTTCTGCTTTCTTGTTGATGTGTTCTTCTGTTTGTGTTAATTATCTGGAAGGTAGTgtattttattgcttttaatcTTATGATTTGTAGCGTACGTGGGGAATTGGGTCGGCCGCGAAGGCCCAGCTCGCTACTGCTATACGTGATTGGAACAGAAGAAAATCATAATGCTATGAAAATTAAATgcagaaataataaaaagaggCATAATATAAGTCCGTCAATGACTTATGTCCACAGGATAAAGCTCAAATGGCTACATTATTATACTCTTattctttgatatcttttaCAATACATGATACttttatttataggagaattgggATAAATAAGTTTggtaattaaatcaaaataattaccATCAAAGctaattacaatcaaatcaatcaattttgattataatcaaatttgattgtaggagattacaatcaattacatTGAAATAAAATCCCCTAATATACTCTACTAGGAAGCCATTATTGAGTTAAGCTTTTAGTACTCTAAAGCCGATCGGGGTTCAAACTCCAATCTAATCTCTCAAACCCCGATTACCCAACAATTAAGACACTAGAGTAATATTCGGGATCCGATCTCGCCTCCCGCAAAACCCGAGCCGGATCCTGTTGCCAGCTCACAGTATTCGGAACTCAAAGCAATCTCCATGCCGTACCCTAAATCTCACTATTTGGGGACTCAGGAGATCACATCAATCCGATTCACACTCGAACCTATACCTTGTCACATGATTTAAGAGTATGGGGACCGGTTCTCCAACTGACACTACTGCTCAGGCATGCTAGCACCATACCCCCAATCTTTGGATATGGGAGATACGGGGATCAGCTCTTAATGCCGCATTCAATGCCTTCTATCTAAACCACGCTCGGTAAAGGTGAAAGAACCTTTGGCCAAACTCTCTCATTCTCTACGCTTACACTCTTGTTATTCTCTCATTAATTATCCACTTCAGACCGTGATAATTAACTTAGAGCCTATTTGGGAGTGTGAtgttaataagtgcgattttaaaaattttgtttttaaaatcgctatattttaaaatcgcacatgtgtttggtaaaatatgttaaaaagtaatttttttattaattgagtgttttgataatattagcatataattgcggtttcatgaccaaattaccaataaggacatttctttataacagtaaaatatctaacattgtctataagcctccatttttaacacttatgcaaacaaaagtatgacttataatttgacattaactttgagttttctagttagacaattatatattgctatattacttatttctatatgtttttttgtttttgtattttttttttcttgaaacatattccaaacaaatatataataaaaaataaaagaacaatccatcaaattaaactaataatgagaaaaaatttaaaaaaaaaatcacaaattatcactgtttattacccattaaaatatatatatatatatatatatataatcacaaaCTGTTAGAGTgcaatacccattaaaaaataaaaataaaaattcatcacaAATTGTTATTGTAcaatacctttaaaaaaaaaaaaaaaaaaaaagccataaaaaaaTCGTCAATGTGCACATCACTATGCAGTGCACAGTGACTtgagaaaaatcatcatcttggtcactgtacagtattttttttttaaaaaaaaagaaaaagcctcacACGGTTACTGTACACGCACTATCACATTATTGTGCGTGTACAGTGATCTATCACTGCATACTATGATGGATTGCAGATCACTATGCATGCAcggtaatctaaataaaattttgaaaaaaaaaatcacaactttactcTGTAGAAATGGTCGAAGAACATAAAcgcatatataaaaaggcacagtaatcatacaaaccacata from Corylus avellana chromosome ca1, CavTom2PMs-1.0 encodes the following:
- the LOC132167506 gene encoding major allergen Pru av 1-like; translated protein: MGVFTYENEVTSPLPPSKLFKAFVLDADNLVPKIYKHGINDLNVEILEGHGGPGTIKKFTFHEGGHLKFLKHKVDVLDKEHFTYNYSVVEGGPLSETLEKVSYETKLVASPDGGTIFKSTGKYYTKDHAEINEKKIKAEDEKATGVFKAVEGYLLANPEAYN